Genomic segment of Luteolibacter arcticus:
GGGATGTCATCTCGCGTCAGTTCTTTCTCGCCTAGTTTGCCCTTCATGACCACCTCGAAATAGTCGCGCCGGGCCGCCGCCACCAGTAGGGCGGTCGAGGGGGAAGGGGCGCCTTCCTCGCAAAAGTCCTCCACGAAATCGAAGAACTCGCGCGGCTTGTAGCCGATTTCCGCGAACAGTGCGGAGTCGCTTGCATCGTAGTAGCCGGTGAAGTCCTTGTCGCCGGACTGGTAGAACTTCACGCAGCGGTCAAAGAGGTCGAGAAAACGGTCGTTCCAAGTCATGTGCCGCCAAATTGGCGCATCCTTGCGAGAACGCAAGGGCGGCACACTGCACGATTCAGTGGCATTTCGCTCAGGTGGCAATTCGCCGCTAATGGGGTTCGCGAAGGCTTTCCCGACAACCACCGGGGGAGCAAGCCACCGCTAATCCATGGCATGTTGATG
This window contains:
- a CDS encoding DUF5069 domain-containing protein codes for the protein MTWNDRFLDLFDRCVKFYQSGDKDFTGYYDASDSALFAEIGYKPREFFDFVEDFCEEGAPSPSTALLVAAARRDYFEVVMKGKLGEKELTRDDIPTFGDELDGVVYLPRILAKAKAKLRGELDPDLMYGCGGDRAFLERNGDHHMSDFLRQVWAADGDDSKVLAWIRS